Proteins encoded in a region of the Zea mays cultivar B73 chromosome 4, Zm-B73-REFERENCE-NAM-5.0, whole genome shotgun sequence genome:
- the LOC541894 gene encoding aquaporin TIP2-1 yields the protein MVKLAFGSVGDSFSATSIKAYVAEFIATLLFVFAGVGSAIAYGQLTNGGALDPAGLVAIAIAHALALFVGVSVAANISGGHLNPAVTFGLAVGGHITILTGVFYWVAQLLGATVACLLLGFVTHGKAIPTHAVAGISELEGVVFEVVITFALVYTVYATAADPKKGSLGTIAPIAIGFIVGANILAAGPFSGGSMNPARSFGPAVAAGDFAGNWVYWVGPLVGGGLAGLVYGDVFIGGSYQQVADQDYA from the exons ATGGTGAAGCTCGCCTTCGGAAGCGTCGGCGACTCCTTCAGCGCCACCTCCATCAAGGCCTACGTGGCCGAGTTCATCGCCACCCTCCTCTTCGTCTTCGCCGGCGTCGGTTCCGCCATCGCCTACG GGCAACTGACGAATGGCGGCGCGCTGGACCCGGCGGGCCTGGTGGCGATCGCGATCGCGCACGCGCTGGCGCTGTTCGTGGGCGTGTCCGTCGCGGCGAACATCTCGGGCGGCCACCTGAACCCGGCCGTGACGTTCGGGCTGGCCGTGGGCGGCCACATCACCATCCTGACGGGCGTCTTCTACTGGGTGGCCCAGCTGCTGGGCGCCACCGTGGCGTGCCTGCTCCTCGGGTTCGTCACCCACGGCAAGGCCATCCCGACGCACGCCGTCGCGGGCATCAGCGAGCTGGAAGGCGTCGTGTTCGAGGTCGTCATCACCTTCGCGCTCGTCTACACCGTGTACGCCACCGCCGCCGACCCCAAGAAGGGCTCGCTCGGCACCATCGCGCCCATCGCCATCGGCTTCATCGTCGGCGCCAACATCCTCGCCGCGGGGCCCTTCAGCGGCGGCTCCATGAACCCCGCCCGCTCCTTCGGCCCCGCCGTCGCCGCGGGCGACTTCGCCGGAAACTGGGTCTACTGGgtcggcccgctcgtcggcggcggCCTCGCTGGCCTCGTCTACGGCGACGTCTTCATTGGCGGCTCCTACCAGCAGGTCGCGGACCAGGACTACGCCTAA
- the LOC103655607 gene encoding peptidyl-prolyl cis-trans isomerase CYP20-3, chloroplastic, translating into MTCMPAVSAPSVLAPAPASTRTHLCYSTEMRRGALSLRPARAIPTLRLGGHRDARGAVVVRATAAEGAVELQAKVTSKCFFDVEVGGEPAGRIVIGLFGEVVPKTVDNFRALCTGEKGYGYKGCSFHRIIKDFMIQGGDFQQNNVSIFYLYAIGLNGHCRFC; encoded by the exons ATGACGTGCATGCCGGCTGTGTCTGCCCCATCCGTCCTCGCGCCGGCCCCGGCGTCGACCCGCACCCACCTCTGCTACTCAACGGAAATGCGACGCGGCGCGCTCTCCCTCCGTCCCGCCCGCGCTATCCCCACGTTGAGGCTCGGCGGCCACCGCGACGCCCGTGGCGCTGTCGTCGTCCGCGCCACTGCGGCAGAG GGAGCCGTggagctgcaggccaaggtgacgAGCAAGTGCTTCTTCGACGTGGAGGTCGGCGGGGAGCCTGCGGGCCGCATCGTCATCGGGCTCTTCGGAGAGGTCGTACCTAAGACCGTCGACAACTTCCGTGCGCTCTGCACTG GTGAGAAAGGGTACGGCTACAAGGGCTGCTCCTTCCACCGGATCATCAAGGACTTTATGATTCAAGGCGGGGACTTCCAGCAAAACAATGTAAGCATTTTTTACCTCTACGCAATTGGTCTGAATGGCCACTGCAGATTTTGTTAA